From the genome of Melopsittacus undulatus isolate bMelUnd1 chromosome 18, bMelUnd1.mat.Z, whole genome shotgun sequence:
AAGGCAGCTGCCAGAGGGGCTGCTGGGGGCCCAGGACGTGGGGACAAGAGGGTCGCAGGGCCCTACCTTCAAGGGAGCCCATGGCCcgctgcaggcagggctgcctgTCCGCCGGGAGCCATGCCTGCGCCGAGCATCCCCTCCCCTGCGCCGCACCGCACGTTGCTACAGCGACCGCCTCCCGCCGCAACCGGCTGGAGCCGAGCGAAGGAGGATGTGCAGGAGCCTCCTTCGGCCTCAGCGAGCGATGGAGGAGGTGTAGGGGCATCCTTCAGCCTCACCGAGCAATGGAGGGTGCGCAGGAGGACCCTTCAGCCTCAGTGAGCAATAGAGGAGGTGTTAGGAGCATCCTTCATCCTCACCGAGCAGAGGATGTGCAGGAGCAGTCTTTGGTCTCAGTGAGTGATGGAGGAGGTGTAGGGACATCCTTCACCCTTATTAAGTGATGGAGGAGATGTAGGAGCATCCTTCACCCTTATTAAGTGATGGAAGAGCTGTGGGACCATCCTTCGTCCCCATTAAGCAAAGGAAGAGGTGTAGGAGCATCCTTTGGCCTCCCCACCCTGAGGGATGAGGCTGAGGAGCCTTCCTAGGGAATGCAGCCCCTTTGACCCTCTACAAGGCAGCTGCCTGACCCAAAATTGCCCCTGATGCTGCACTGAACGACCACTGGGCATCATTCCAGAGGACCCTGGTGACAGCAGCCCTGCTAGGGCTGGCCAGGATACAGCCCCATGTCCCAGGGAACCCCAGGCCCTGCCACCCCTGTGATGCCTCTCAGGAGCCCTGAGCCAGTGAGgcccatggggctggggatggcaGCATGCTGGTCCCCATCCCCTCTGCAGTGGGGTGACTGAGCAtcccagctccccacagcatcccacaggaaAGCAATGCCTTGGGAAAGGCCGGGCGCGCTGCGGCGGGGCAGGACACCCTCCAGTGCACTTTCTGCACAGACATTCCTGTCCCCACCTCCGCCCCCCGCCCCGGGTCTCACCTCAGAAcacaagaaagcagcagcatcaggggttgtttttcttcttcctccccgGCCATAATTAAAAAGGACTCACCCTTCCGAGCCCTTTCTATCCAGGGAGGTCGAGAAGaaagagaggggaggaaggggaaaaccctgaaagaaaggagaggaagggctcgggaaggaggagaggagaggggggagagaaagggacGGGGAAAAATTAAAGCGGAGATCACACAAAGGACCCTCCTCTACCTTTGAAGCTTTGGCTAAAGTGGGGAGGGGGCGGCGGGGGCAGGGAGGGTCCGGACCCAGTCGGCTCCTTTCTCAAAGCTTTCTCCTTTCAAGAATGTCTCGAATTCCTGCAGGAACAAGGACCAGGGGCTGCGGGGCCGAAGGAaatggggggggttggaattacCCCGGCTCCTGGGCTAATTCCCACCCGGCACACCTGGGCAGCAGCAACGGGCATTGTTCGGCTCTAATTGCCGACTCTCGCGTTTCTCGCCGAGTTAAAGCTCCATTGAACTCAAACTGTTATAATGTTCTCCCTGctgaccccccctccccagcctcgtcccgtccccccccccgcttTGTGCTGCCGGCGCTTTGAGGGCTGGGTGAGCCCTGGTGAAGGGATTACATCCTCCCCGCGGCCCGGCCACCACCTCCGGGGGCATTGTCAGACGGGAAGGTAATTACAGGGGGTGGGACGGAgcgggctgggggggggggggggggggcagtcTGAGCACCGGGCAGTGCGGGTGGGTGAGCCCCAGGGCAGCGGAGCAGTGGGTACCACATTGGGTACCATTCTGAGGGTGATGCTCTAGCGGGGGACCAGTGGGTACCATGCCAAGAGTGATGCTCTGCTCACCAGGATGCAGTGGGTACCACACTGGGTACCAGGTCAAGGGTGATGCTCTGGGGAGAGCAGTAGGTACCACGCTGCAGGTGATGCCCTGTTCATGAGAATGCAGCAGGCACTGTGCTGATGATGGTGATGCTCTGAGGGGGAACAGCAGGTACCACAGCAGGAACCACACTGAGGGTGATGCCCTGCTCACCAGGATGCAGCAGACACCCCAAAGACCCAACTGAGGGGGTCACagagagggatggggacacagggagaCCCCTCCAGCTGCCGCCTTCATTTTTTGCCATGCAGCCCCTGGCCCTGACACTGGGGAGCTGCACAAAGCCTGTGGCAAAGCTTCAGcatgggaaggaaaatgtcCCCAGGCCCCATCAGTCTAAACACTTTTATTTGCCTCAGGGTTTCCTCCTTTACACAAATCACCTCCAAAGTCTAACGGTTTAGGCCTAAAATTGACTTGtaaaaggaaagagcagaaCTTAAGAACACACAAAATccatcaaaattaaaataacctAAAGGTGGTTTCTCTTTGGCCAGGGGAGCCTGGTGGGCACCATGCACAGCCCCACACCACCAGCATCCCAGTGCTCTGGAGAGGGCACAGACCTTCCCCTCCAATAAATAACACAGAGACCCCATGGCCATGGCAGGACAAGTGCTGGCCTCAGGCTCTGCGTGAGgcacctcctgcctcccctccagagctgcacagacagacagacagacagacccCAGCACCAGGCCCTGCCACCTCTCGCAGCGACAGGCACAGCATCCTGCTGACCCAAGGGATAAGGATGGGATTTCCATCACTGTGGTCTTGTGACCCCATCCATCCGTGGCACAGAAACGCTGGGTCCATGGGGGACAGGCACATGTCCAGTGGTCCTAATCCTTGGTGGCCTGGGGATGAGTTTCTGAGGGGTCACCAAGGGGAATGGGGAAAGGCACTGGGTGGTGAACGCGGGTACCGCaggatgctctggggatgcGGCGACGCCAGCACAGGGCCGCAGCCACCAACAGCCCCTTCCAAGAGGAGCATCTctgggggagcggggggggaaTCGGGGTCCGAggagggggatgtggggctggagcttCACGTGCGGGCGCGGGGGGTGCGGGTCCGGCGCGAGCGGCGCGTGGGGGAGGACGAGCCCACGAACTCGAACTGCTTCTGGCGCTCAGCATTGGGGAAGGGCAACTGCCCCCGGTAGAGACGCTTGATGAAGTGAGCCTCGCGCTGGTTCTGCCGGCTGCGGGACGCCTGGCGCGGCCGGCCCCGGCGCGTGAACGCCATGAACCAGCCCTCGTGGCGCACGTTCTGGAAGGCCGTGTAGTTGTTCTCCAGCACGATCTCCGTGAAGATGCAGTCCTTGCTCTTGCCGTTAGGctgcgggaggaggaggagggtgctTAGTGCctgcagggatgaggatggggccgtggggatgggatgcaggagccTGGGCACCATCACTGCCACCAGTGATGTGGAGAAGTGGGACTGGCAGCATCCAGAGCCATGCTCCTGCACCAGCTCAGCCTCTGATTGGGGACACTGGTGGAGCATCCCCCTCCCATCTGAGCCGTGGGGATGGGGGCATGCAGAGGGTGAGCAGGGGGGGCCCAGGACTCACTTTCCCAATGAGCTTGCCCCGCTTGCTCATGCAGATGTACTTCTCGCTCTCGGCCCCCTTGATGCGGACGCGGCTCCCGAAGGTGTCTGTCTCCACAATGAGCTTGGCTGTGAGGAAGGGGAGCAACAGGGATGTGGTACCCCCCTTGAGCtaccacccccaccccccatgcCCTTGCCTTTATCTCgcccccagcatccctcccaGCCCATTGGCATTGGGGCCGAGAGGATGCTGAGCCCCTGCAGCCTGGGATGCTCCCCAGCCATGATGCTAAAGAGCCTTTTGTTAAAACCCAACAGACTCAAACCGGGTGTTTGATGGAGGCGCCGGTGACGGCACcagccccttcctcccccccagcACATCCACATTGTCACATTCAATGTGTTCTCCAGGGCCAGACTGAGTCCAGCACCCGGTGGGTTAATGATCCTCATCCTCATTGTGTCTCTGCAACACACAAGTGGCTGCAAAGGCTGGGACCTGACACTGAAACCAATGACCCGGCAGGTCCTGCGTTCCTGAGCCGGCAGGGAAGGACCTGGGAAGGTGGGAATGGTCCTTGCTGGTCATCAGGCTTTGAAACACCTTTCCCAAAGCTTTCAGATGCTTCTGTGGGGCTGTGTTAACCATCAGTGAGGTGCCAGGGCAGGAGGTGACCAGAAAACCCTATGGGGAAAGGTGGTGGGCTCTGAGTGACGGttatggttggacttgatgaacttaaaggtcttttccaactgagTTGATTCGATGGTTCTGGGTGGGCTCTGCCCATGCTGCCCTCCACGTGTGGATATTTAGGAGGCTGATGCCAGGATCGGGTGATTCTCCACCAGGAAAAATCCATCTTATGGTGGGGAGAGATTAGAAAGCAAAAGCACTGAATATGGAGCTTATAAACACTGTATGGGACCGGAGGAACGCCTCAGTTGGGATACTTGGAGGTCAGGGCTGGCTGGTTCAGAGCTGTGCATGCACGGGGGTTCCCTGGGGGGGTATGAGGAGCAATCCAACCCCCCCACGTGTTCCCAGCCCTTCCATGGTGCTCACCAAACTTGTTGCCGTCCTCGGCGGTGGCGGTGATGCGCTTGCCGGTGACCTGGACGTGCTTGCCGCTGGTCCGGCTGTAGAGCTGGTACTCCCTGACCTGGCGGCGGCTCAGCTGGTCGCTCACAGCACCCTGGTCCCTCACGTACTGGTTAAAATTAGGAGACGGTTGATTCTGCCCCTTTGtttccaagggaaaaacaaaatcaatttgCTTTGGAGAGCGGATGCGAGGGGCGGGAGGCACcgggacacagggatggaccCATCACTGCGGGTGAGGGACAGCTCCGGCCATCGTGGCCTTGGAGCAGTGACCGCGGCACTGGGAAGATGCTTTGGACCCCAGGGCGATGGGCACAGAGCACAGGGAGAGGCAGAGACCTCGTGTCGCATCCCGTGGatgaggaggatgctgaggctcACGGGGAAGGATGCGCTCCTGATGTGCTCCCTCGcactggggctgagctgctgctcccgGCCATGTCATAGGagctggaatggtttgggttggaagggatcttaaagctcatccagtccctaacccctgccatgggcactcagcagcatctcctgctccGACAGCACCCGCTGCTCCCAGGCAGGCACTGAGGACAGGCTGGGATGCAAGAGCTTGTGGCTCCCTCATTGGGATTGAGATCCACCCAAAGCCTTGGGGCAGCCAAGCCAAGGAACATCAACCCCAGCCTGAGAACCAGCTCCTAAAGGGCTCTGGGCAGGCGATGGATCCCGGGGGGAacatttcctgctgcttctcctggagCTCATCCCATGGGGAGTATTTGGGGTCTGGCTGCCCAGTTTGGGGTACACAGCATCCCTTGGGTGCATGGATCTGGTGccctgcatcccagtgctgcagcatccctgcactgGGCAGGGGGATCCAGCCCTGGCTCCCCTCACagtggggagcagagggatgggggacactgcctgacccccccccccccccatcaccacctTTGTGTGTGCCTGGGGACTCATTTCCTGCCAGGATCTACATTAAAGCCTTTGGGGCTGGTCAAGGAggtgggctggggctggggcgggggggggggggggggggggggggctccatcAAAGGCAGCTCCTTCCCATCTTGTTTCCAAAGGAATAGGAGTGTTCACCTcgggaaagagaaggcaaacagaaaagaaagagggtCCCGAGTGTGTGTTAGAGCTGCTGGGGGGGTTGTTCGGGCTctggagcagaggctgctcATATGGAACAGTGCATTTTAATAGCTGCTGATTTCTAAAGCACACAAAAAGGGATGGTGCAGCCtaaggggggaaaggagggggggtGTCAAAGCTCACACCACCCACTGCTGGGGGGCCaacccctgctctgccccattAACCCCCTcggcagcagctcagcaccagccaGGGCACAGCCTGGCCCTGGAGGCTCAAGGCTGATGGACTTGGCACATCCTGCCCCAAACAAGGATTTGCCTTGGGAGAGCTTCCCCATTGACCTCATCCCAGCCCCTGGATGATGGGAAATGGGACAGCTTCAGGCTCTGGATACCCCCATGTCAACCCACTGCAGCCCAGAGGCCAGGCTGATGGGCACAACCAGCCCCACCGGGGATACAACAGCATCCCTCCCCTGCCTGGAGCCGGGACCCACTTGGGGTGGGCATGCAGTGGGAAAACCACCCACCAAAGCCAAGGCCATGCCAAAGGAATGTCCCCATTCCCCAAGGGTTAGCTGAGGGCATGGCAGAGCTGGTGCCTTCACCCGGCCCGGCGCTGCGGTGAGCCATGGGGTTAGTACAACATCCACCTACCTGCGTCTGACAGGAGAACATGAGGAGCTGGAAACATCTGCGacaaagagagagggagagaacaGGGCACTTGGCTCGGGTCAGttgttctctcttttctccccccttcccaccaTAAGGAATTGCTGTGGTCAAGGACAAACTCCCGTTAGACCCGGGTCGCAGAGGACTGCGACGGCAGCGCAGGGCTTACATGGAGAGGTTCTGCAGGCTGATGGGCTGCATGgtgctgctccaagccccccGGGCACGGCATGAAACGCTGTCCGCAAGCCTCAGAGCCTCCCTCCCCGCCGGCGCATCCCCAGGACGCAGCCGGTCCCCTCCTTCCTCCGGCGGCCGAGGACAGAGCCGGGTGAGAGCCGGGCACCAGCGGAGCAGCAGCGGGGATGGAGCATGGGGCAGGAGCTGAAGCCGGgtcctctcctcctccagccccggGGCGTCCTACACCTCGGGGGCATCCAGATCCGTCCTGTCCCCTTCGTCCCAACCCCATCAGCGGCCCGGCCCCGGCTTAGTCCCTGGTTCGCATCTCCCTGCGGCAGAGCTAACGGGAGAAGCGGCTgcgggcagggcagggctgcccACGGTCAAGGGTGGGCTCCATGGAGCTGCCAGCgccctcctgctccctgcaccaAGGGGCAGCCTTTAAAGGTGGGGAGAGCCCATGCGAAGAGGGGCCGGGCCTGCCCCGGGAGGCAGCAGCtcgggagtgggaaggaggatCAGGAGGATCCCACCTCGCAGGGGtcaggggggaggaggggacaGGGTAGGAGTGTCCCCATGGCCGGGGGTGGCAAAGCCCCCGTCTCACCCCACAGATGGGGAGATGCTGGGTTTGGGATGCGGTGGGGTACAGGGATGGTACCggcccctgctgcagggagagaTGCTCTGGCACTGAGGATGCCTCTCCTCAACTTCCTCCCCCCAAGGTGCCAAGCATTTAACCAGCTGGTTTAGTGCGAGGGCTCTGGGGACCCCATTGCCTCCCACAGCTCCCCCCTTCCTGCTCTCACCCCATCAGGTATCATCTCCCCACGAGGAGCAGGGGCTAAGCACGCTCCACACTCCATTTGCTGGGTCAGGGAGGTGCAAAGTGCATTATAAATGGTGCCTTGGGGGGTAAAACAGTCCATGGGGTGGCCCTTAGGGGGTACATGAGGAGTTTAGTGCAGACACCGCTTGCCCCCACGCTCGTGCCTCAGTTTTCCCATCAGCGCAAAGCCGGGCATTGGGGCCCATGGGAAAGGATGGTGGGGATCAGCAGGACACCCATCTGCAGGAGGCTGGGGGGCCTGATTCAGCGCTAAAGACCCCAATTAGACCTCCCCTGCTGCCTTCTCACCACCTGGGCCTGGAATCCATCCCAAAGCACAGCCTGTGGCTCCATAACCACAACCGCAGCATCCCCAAACTCAGGGGTCCGCATGGGGACGTGCAACCCCCCCAGTCCCGGGGCTCAGCATCCCCTGGGGGGCACAGGGCAGGGCCGGGGCTCAGCACCTCCAGCCATGGGGATGATGGATGGCCACGGAGCCGTCATCACCCCTGACGTGCCCCCCCccgggctggggcaggggtCCTGCGGAGctgtcagcacagcagcaggggggGGCCTGTGCAAGCAGCCCCTGCAGGGCGAGGGAAGGCTGAAGGGATGAAGGGACAGGGCAAGCGGTGCCTGTCACAGCCTCCTGTGTGTGGCCTCAGAGGCCAGAGCCCATGGGGACCAGGCCCtcaccccctccccatcccagcagctcAAAGGGGCAGACCCAGCACCACATCCCCCCCACACCTGGAGCAGACCAAAGCCTTTGTGGTGGCTCAGCTCCTCTCTCGGAGCCAATCTGGGAGCCAGCAGCCCCCCCGGACCCTCCACCAATACCTGCTGCCTCCGGCCCACGCCAGGTCAATGGGTTATAATcatctccctgctgctctgtaaTCCCCTTTTGTCTCCTATTCATAAGCACCGCTTGTAGCCCTGCACAGGACAGGGGTAGGGGGGCTGCTGCCGGCCCCCAGCCCCAGGGGAAGGATGCTCCAGGGTgggcagcaggcacagagctCCTTGAAGGCCCTGGCAGGATGGAGGCTGCTCCCATGGCTCCCACAGCCCCCCCGTCCTCAGCACGGAGCCAGCACCACGGAACAGCCTTTGCTGGGCAAGGGCAGCCCCAAAGCCGCAGGGCTCAGGGCTCCTCTGCagctggaagggaaggagaagtgAGTCCCATGCGAGTCCCTGACCCTGCTTTAGGGCTGGGGAGGATCCAGCCCCTCTCAAACAGGGGCACACCCGGGtcccctcccagccctgcagggaccCTCACACCCACCCCACTGCCCCACACCCGGTACCTGGGTGggctctgccccagctcctgctgccggTTTCCTGCCCCGGCCGGATGGGGCTGAGCGTGGGAGCGGGGGCCCCAAAGAGCCCCCAGCTTTGCATTTCCCCCCTCACATCaccccctttccttcccagctgTGGGCAATGAGCATTAACCCCATGGTGCCAAGAAACACCGCAGCCAGCTCCTATTTTGCCAGGAAAGGAATCCTCAGGGAGCTGTTATTCCTGCCTGGGAGAGAAGGGGGGGGCTGGGATTAGGGGTGTggggtccctgctcatggcacaTGGGGCAGAGCAGCGACCTCAGGTTGGGAGTACAGGGAAAGGGGGAGCAGccccagtgatgctgctgaTGCTCAGCTCAGATCACAGGCACGGGCCTGCCTGCATTGATGCTGTCTGTAAGGGACATGAAGCTGCTCACTGGGGACCCCCACACTGAGGGACCCCCAACCGCTCACCCCCAGAAGCCAGCTCTGAGTTAGAGAACTCACCCTCAGTTACTACAATGCAATTACTGACCCAAGTGCAGCATctaaacacagcagcagccccaaCCAAGGCAGCTTATACAGGCAGAGGGCctcaatcaatcaatcaatcaatcaatcagccaatcaatcaatcaatcagcCAATGAGCACCCTTCACATCTTAACAGCACCCACCCTTGGGGTCAATCAGACCCCTCATGAGTGTGTGAACCCCTTGGCATGTCACAGGTCACCGTGTCCTTCTGTGGGCCACCTAGTCCTGCAGCATCTGCCATGCACCTCCTGCACTGATGCTGCTCTGGACCACCGGGTCCTGCCCACCCCACACGTTCCCCCGTGTCCGTCCCCCCGTGTCCGTCCCCTCGGTGCCGCGTCCCGGTGGCCCCACGGGCGCACGCGCGGGGGGGCGGAGCCTCTTTCGTCAGCGCTGTCAATGGCGGCGGCGGGACTGGTGGGTCCGGGTGGCCGTCGGGGGGTCCCGGTCCGCCCCGTCCGCTCCCTCAGCAGCTTCTCCCCACGCAGGGACCCGGCGAGGCTGCCGCGGCCGCTCAGGCTCTGTCGCTGCCGGCCGAGGCCTTCGGCAATGATGTGAGTGCGGGGATGGAGCGGGGGTCCCAGCCGGGGGGGTCCCAGCCCGGGGGGTCCCATCCGGGGGATCCCAGCCCGGGGGGTCCCTACTGTAGGAGCTGCCTGAGCTCCAGGAGAACGCCCCAGTCCTGGGGGTCCCCGGCGTCGGGGGCTCAGAGCGTTGGGGGATGCGGATCCGCAGCATCGCCCATGAGCGCCCGACCCTGGGGGTGTctccccccccattacccccaaaCTGCCCCCAGCCTGCACCCCCCGGGGCCCAGCCCTGCCTGACCCCGCTCCTGCTCCGCAGCCCCGCGTGGAGCTGGCCTGGGCCATCAAAGCCCATCAGCACGCCGAGATCTACTTCAATGTGAGTGCcggcggtgggggggggctCAGAGGGGCGCGGGGGGGCTCAGaggggcaccgggggggggcCGCCGTTAACCCGGGGCCGTCTCTGCGCAGCTCATCTCCTCCGTCGACCCCAAGTTCCTGAACCTGACCAAGGTCGATGACCAAATCTACAGCGAGTTCAGGGCCACCTTCAGGGACCTGCGGGTGGAGGTGCTGGACCCCGAGGAGCTCAAGTCGGAGCCTGCCAAGGAGGTGCTGGGGCAGTGGGGGGGACACCCGGGTCCTGCCCCCCCCGGTGTGACCCGGGCCCTGCTCCTCCCCAGAAGTGGCGTCCGTTCTGCCTGCGCTTCCAGGGGCTGGTGGAGGACTTCAACTACGGCACCTTGCTGCGGCTGGACTGCCGCGGCGGGTACACCGACGACAACAGCATCTTCGGTGCGCGGAGCCCCGGCCTGCGGCGGAGCCGACCCCAGCATCCCCAGCGCTCCAagctcttcctctctcctcccgCAGCCACCAGGATCCAGTTCTTCGCCATCGAGATCGCTCGGAACAGGGAGGGATGGAACAGCGCTGTCTACAGCAGGGCCAGGGAGCCGGCGGCTCAGGAGGAGGCCTCGGGGTGAGGATGGGAGCTCCAGGAGGGGCAGGAAGCTCGTGGCCTGGCCGGGGCCGGGCAGGGCTGCACCCGCCCCATCCCAGGCTGTAAATAAACGTTTTTACACTGAAGGAATTCCCTGTGCTCAGCTGTGGGATGCGCTGGGATTCCGGGTGGGTCACACCCCGAATGGGCCGTGTTGGACGGGGCCTGcatctcagcaccctcccagggaagagcttctgcctaagagctcagctcagtctccccttgggcaggttcaagccattccccttggcctgtccctacaggcccttgtcccaagcccctctccagctttcctgcagcccctttaggcactggagctgctctcaggtctccccttcaggagccttctccaggctgccccagcccagctccagagcagagctgctccagcccctctcccTCAGCCTGTGCTTGAGCGTGCCCCAGGACCTTGCCCTTTGCCTCGGCTCCATCTCCCCCCGCAGCCTCGGCTGAGTCAGACCCAGACCCTGCTCAGTAGAAACCATTGAAATTTTATTTGCAGTCACAATGCTTACACTGTATGCAGCAAACACCCTTACAAGTCAACCAGCAATCTGCTCACGCGGAAAGGACCCAACACACAGGCGCCAGAGGGAAGAAAACGGGGACAGAAACAAaactaaggaaataaaataaactgagGAGAAGGTGGTGCCTGGGCAGAGAAACGAGAGCCCCAAGGACCGAGGGTGGGAAGAGCTGAGCAAGGGGATGCACACGACTAGCAGCAACAATAGTGGAAAAAGTACAAGGCAAACAGGTTCCCTCCCCCGTTGCTTTCCTCCAGAAGTGGGTTTGAGATCCAGAACACATTGTGGTGGCTTCCAAAGAAAACGGAATCGTTCCCGAGGGGGGGATACTTCATGCGAGGCAAAACCTTGTTATTAAGAACCCTCCTCCGTGTGCTGCGGGCCCCGGGAGCATCCCCCTGTGCTCCTGCTCGGCCCAGGGGGGAGAAAAGACACCCTAAAAGCCAAAAGAAAGGGGGAGCGGAGGGAGGCGAGGGCCCTGGGAGCAGGGTGACGAGGGGACAGTGCCTACTGCTGCGACAGCGGGGGGACAGGA
Proteins encoded in this window:
- the FGF17 gene encoding fibroblast growth factor 17, coding for MQPISLQNLSICFQLLMFSCQTQYVRDQGAVSDQLSRRQVREYQLYSRTSGKHVQVTGKRITATAEDGNKFAKLIVETDTFGSRVRIKGAESEKYICMSKRGKLIGKPNGKSKDCIFTEIVLENNYTAFQNVRHEGWFMAFTRRGRPRQASRSRQNQREAHFIKRLYRGQLPFPNAERQKQFEFVGSSSPTRRSRRTRTPRART
- the PBDC1 gene encoding protein PBDC1, encoding MAAAGLGPGEAAAAAQALSLPAEAFGNDPRVELAWAIKAHQHAEIYFNLISSVDPKFLNLTKVDDQIYSEFRATFRDLRVEVLDPEELKSEPAKEKWRPFCLRFQGLVEDFNYGTLLRLDCRGGYTDDNSIFATRIQFFAIEIARNREGWNSAVYSRAREPAAQEEASG